The DNA region CGGTAATTTTTACGGTCTGACCAATCTTGAAATTGTCCATCAAACAAGCATATAAGCGCGGACTTTTGAGCAATCGCTACCCCCTACCTCGGTTCGTTTGATTCTTGCACGTTCCCAAGTCACTTCATGCCTAGTTTTTACAAATTAGTATATTATTTCTAATTCATTCTCTTATTATCGTCTTTAGCTTCGATTAGTGTTGATATATGGAGGCCGCCTCGACCGTGACAACCCGCCTAGAGCGTGCTCAGTCGCTGTTGACTGAGGCGTTGGCTGAGTTCGCCTGCCATGCTGCGTCGCTGACCTCGCAGGACTTGCTCCTAGCCAGCGATTTCATCGAGAAGATCTCGCGACAAATTGACCATAGTCAGATCATCGCCGCATCAGCATTTGAATCTATTGGGCTGCCAGAAGGTAGCGCTCAGTTTCGGGATGTCGCAGGGTTTTTACAGGCTCGACTAAGGATCACCCGCTCTGAAGCGCGACGACGATTAGAGCTCGGTAACAAAGTCCTCGCAAGCAAGAGTTTGATCGGAGCTGAGATTCCGGCGCGGTATCCCCTATTAGGCGCCCTGTCCAGCCAGGGCGCGGTCTGTAAGTTGGGACTCAAGATTGCGGTAGATGCCCTGGATGAAGCTACCTCGATCGTTTCACGGCACAGAAATTCACCAGAGCTACTTTCTCAGATGGAAGAAAGTCTGGCCCAGGGTCTGACGCAGCATCATCCTGATTTCGTCAAGCAGCTTTGCAAACGCTGGTCAACGCTTGTGGATCAGGACGGCCAAGCACCAAGCCCGTCCGAACTTAGACAACGGCAAGGCCTATTTCGGCGAGGCGAGTATCGCGGTCTTACTCACTTCGAGCTATGGGCGGATCAGCTGCAACCCGAAACTCTTCTAACCGTCATCAATGCCGGAACGAATCCGCGCAAGCAGACCAGCGATTCATCTCATGCTGAGGACCGAAGCCGGCCACAGCAGCAGCTGGACTCGGTTATCAGTGCACTGGGTTCAGCTCTCACCGCTGAGGTTCTCCCCGGAACCGGTGGGCACCGTCCACAAGTACACGTGACTGTTGATTACCGGCAGCTACTCGCAGAAATCCACGAGTCCGAGAATGAATCTGCAGTCCAGCAAAGATCTACCGCCCAATTCACTGGACCGATCGGCGCGCATAACATCCGAACGATTGCTTGCGATGCTGAACTCATTCCAGTAGTTCTTGGCGATACGGGCGAGATCCTCGACGTCGGACGTCGGAAACGTTTTTTCAGCCGATCACAACGCGCTGCTTTGGTTGCTCGTGACCAAGGTTGTGCTTTCCCGAGCTGTTCGATCCCGTCGAGTTGGTGCGAAGCGCACCATATTCGTTGGTGGCAACATGGCGGCGAAACTTCGACCTCTAACGGAGTGCTGCTTTGCTCGCACCACCATCACCTGATCCATCAAGGGAAATGGAGCATTGAGAATCGAACAGGTAGACCAGAATTCAGACCGCCACCATGGATAGATCCGCGCCGTACATTGATTCGGAATTCGTACCATCAGATTCCGGCTGCCGCGTAGCTTAGGGCTTAGGGCTTAGGGCTTAGGGCTTAGGGCTTAGGGCGCAATAATGCCACGGTCTCTAGATGATGCGTGTGCGGATACAAATCGAAAGCTCGAAGCTGTGTCAGTTCCCAGCCCGCGCGGAAGAAATATCCCAGATCCCGAGCAAACGATGCTGGATCGCAGGAAACATAAGCCACTGCTTTCGCGCCACTAGCTGTAATCCGACCAACCACCGCTTTACCGGCACCAGCCCGGGGCGGATCCAACACGACGACGTCGAGCTTTCTGGAACTTTCGCGTGCGGCGGTGGCAAGAACGCGCTCCACTCGGCCGGGCAAAATCTGCACTTCCGCTCGGCCCGCGAAATTCAGTTTCGCGTCCTTACTGGTCACGGGCGAGCCTTCAACGGAAAGTACCCAGCCCGTGCTGCCAACCGCATCGGCAAGCAGAGCCGTAAACAAACCTGCTCCAGCGTACAGATCAGCCGCTGCAGCACCCGGCAATAGATCATCACCAAGATAGTCGCCAACCGCTTCAGAAAGCACTTTCGGGGCATTCCGGTGAATCTGCCAGAACCCGTCCCCGCTGACTCTGAATCGCTTATCCGCAACGGTCTCCTCTAACCAACCGCGTCCGCGCAAGGCAGAAACCCGGCTGGTCTTAGGCTCCCAATGCAAAGTGAAAACGCCTTCGGGAAGCTGTTTAGCGACCCGCGCCGCAGCCTGCTTAGCCCCCGAGAGAAGCAGTAACGGCCCATCCCCCGACGTCGGCGCGGCGATTTCCACGCGCTCTACCCCGGTAAAATCAAGACCCCACAGGTCTAAGCCACGAATTCCTCGGACTGCTAACGGCATCTCCTGCACCGGCAATACTTGGTGGGAGCGGTGCGCATGCATGCCCAACGCACCCTCGTCAGTCACGGTAAATCCAGTTCGCGTACGCCAACCTAAGCCGGCCGGATCCTCACCGGAAACTTCCTCGACCAAAGGAGCCAAATCTATGCCCGCAAGCCGTTGTAATTGCTCTGCTAAAACTGCGGATTTAAGCTCCCGTTGAACCGGACGACTGATATGACCAAATTCTGCACCGCCAATAGGCAGCCGACCGTCAGCATGTGCTTGCAAGGAATCAGCTGCTGCCCAGAAATGCGGTAATCGCGCACCAGGGTACTGGGCAGACTCTTCGAGCACCTCAATGACATCGGCGCGCCAAAAACTCGCGTCTTCCTCAGCTTCAGTTAGCGAAACCCGTACCCGTTCACCAGGCAAAGCATGTCGAACAAAAATTACTCGGCCTTGCTGCCGAGCCACGAAATGACCGCCATGCGCTACTGGGCCGACGTCGAGAATTAGTTCGGTCACACTCAGTCCAGTTCTTGGTAACGCCGAGCGGATTCAGAAGATTTGAGTTGCCACGGCACCGAGGCAACCATCACCCCGGGCTCAAAGTGCAGACGAGTCTTGATCCGCAGCGCCGTCTGGTTATGCACCAGCTGCTCCCACCACTTACCCACGACGTATTCCGGAATGTAAACCACCACAAGATCCCTTGGCGACTCACTGCGGATATTCTTCACATACTCCATGATCGGCGTCACGGTCTCGCGGTAAGGGCTAGCCAGCACAGTCAACGGCACCGGAATCTGCAGTTTGTTCCACTCGTCGATGGTCTCCTGAGTCTCTTCAGGATCGTTATCCACCGTAATCGCATCGAGTTGCGATGGCCTGGACGCACGAGCGAAGGCCAATGCTCGCAACACGGGCTTGCGCACATGTGAAACAAGCAAAACTGCGTGCACTCTAGTTGGCAATGCACGGGGTGCAGAATCCTCGTCCACAGCCAGTTCCCGAGCGACATTCCGGTAGTGCGCTTGGATGCTCCACATGATCAAGAAAAGGAACACCATCGCCAACAAAGCGATCCAAGCGCCCTGCTCGAATTTAGTGATCAGAACAATTACCAAAACGGACAGGGTCATACAGAACCCCAGCGTGTTAATGGTTCGAGACTTAATAATTCGAAGCTTTTCTGCCCGCTCCTTGACGAGCTTGAATGCACGTCCCCAGTGGATCATCATGCCCAGCTGGCTTGCCGTGAACGAAATGAATACTCCGACGATATAAAGCTGAATCAACTTTGTGACGTCCGCGTTGAAGGCGATGATCAGCACAATAGCGCCCACGGCTAGCGCGATGACGCCGTTGCTGTAGGCCAAGCGATCGCCTCGGGTGCGCAGCTGCCGCGGCAAATAGCCATCTTGAGCAAGAATCGACGCGAGTACTGGGAACCCGTTGAATGCAGTGTTGGAGGCAAATACCAAGATGACTCCAGTGGCCGCCACAATGATAAAGAAGATCACCGAGCCTGAACCAAAAATGGTAGAGGAAATCTGGCTGATCGCCGGATTCTGCACATAGTCCGCGGGCGGCGGCTGGCCGTTGATCAAAAATTCTTTCGCCGGGTCCTGCACAATGTGCACCCCGGTGGCATTAGCCAGATACAGAATTCCGGCGAGCATCGCGGCCGCAACTGCACCGAGAAATAGCAAAGTAGTCGCCGCATTTTTGGACTTAGGTTTGCGGAAGTTCGGCACGCCGTTACTAATCGCTTCAACACCGGTAAGCGCGGCAGCACCCGAGGAGAACGCGCGCAGTAGCAAGAACGTACCGGCTAGCCCCACGATGCCCTGTTCGTATTCCGGCACCGGGATGATTTCAAAATGCGCGCTCGGCGCTTGACCTAGGTGGCCAGTAACCGCCTGGACAATCCCGACGACGGTCATGCCCAGAATGCAGACCATGAAGATATATGTGGGCACAGCAAAGACGCTGCCAGCCTCTTTAATGCCGCGCAAATTGACTAGCGCCAATAGCACCACACCGATTACCGCGATCCAGGCTTGGGTGCCGTGCATTCCGGGGATCGCCGTGGCAAGGTAATTGGCCGCAGAAGACATTGACACTGCCACCGTCAGCACGTAGTCAACAAGTAGCGCAGAGGCCACGGTCAACCCAGCAAATTTACCAAGGTTGGTATTGGCAATTTCGTAATCGCCACCACCAGAAGGATAGGCGTGCACGTTCTGCCGGTATGAGGCCACAACCGTAATCAGCACCACCATGACGGCCAAGCCAACCAAAGGCGAGATCGTGACCGCAGCAGCACCGGCCAGCGCCAAGGTAAGTAGGATTTCGTCAGGCGCATAAGCCACAGAGGACAAAGCATCTGAGGCAAAGATGGGCAGCGCAATCCGCTTCGGCAACAATGTATGCGCAAGCCGGTCGTTGCGGAACGGCCGGCCGACGACCACCCGTTTCAAGGCGTTGAAAAATGTCAGCACAATCCCCACTTTGCGGAATGTTGGCGGCGAGTGCAAGAAACTCACGGGCGGATACGAAAATATGAAGCTAAAACAACTGAGCTGTTACCGGGACCAGATCGACAACTGCACAACTGAACCGTTACCGGTTTCTTGCCGCTTTTATGCGAGCCCCTGCACCGGTTGGGCCGGGATGGTTTCTTTAGCGTAATACACTACTTCGTGTTCTGTCGGTGGGATGTCTCCGATGCTGGTGTGTAGGCGGTCGTTGTTGTACCAATCGATCCAGGCCAAGCTGGCCCATCCAACCTCATCGATGGTTTTCAACGGCCCGTTGCGGAAGGGAGAATCTTCTCGGACGGCTTCAGTCTTGAACAGGCCGATGGTGGACTCGGCCAAGGCGTTATCGTAGGCGTCCCCGACAGAGCCGATTGATGCTGCGATGCCCTCCAGAGTCAGGGTTTCCCCGAAATGCAAGGAAGTGTACTGGGACCCGGCGGCGGAATGATGGATCAGCCCTTCTGCGACCGGATGCCTGGTGCGTGTCCGCTGCCATAAGCCCATCCTGAGTGCTGTGCTCACCAGGGCGGTGTCCTTGATCGTGGAGATGTTCCAGCCCACGATGTACTTGGAGAAACAATCAATGATGAACGCGACATAGACGAAACCTGCCCAGGTGCGCACATAGGTGAAGTCCGCAACCCAGCGCTGATTTGGGCCAGCTGCGGTGAAGCACCGATCCAATAAATCCGGGGCACGGTCATGGTTTCGGTCCGGCACCGTGGTGCGCACACCTTTGCCCCGTACCCGGCCTTTCAAACTCAACAAGCTCATGAGCCGGTTCACCTGCCGGTAAGAGACCTCGAATCCTTTCCGACGCAGCCAAGCCGTCATTTTCCTCCTCCCGTACATTCCCTC from Renibacterium salmoninarum ATCC 33209 includes:
- a CDS encoding HNH endonuclease signature motif containing protein, producing MEAASTVTTRLERAQSLLTEALAEFACHAASLTSQDLLLASDFIEKISRQIDHSQIIAASAFESIGLPEGSAQFRDVAGFLQARLRITRSEARRRLELGNKVLASKSLIGAEIPARYPLLGALSSQGAVCKLGLKIAVDALDEATSIVSRHRNSPELLSQMEESLAQGLTQHHPDFVKQLCKRWSTLVDQDGQAPSPSELRQRQGLFRRGEYRGLTHFELWADQLQPETLLTVINAGTNPRKQTSDSSHAEDRSRPQQQLDSVISALGSALTAEVLPGTGGHRPQVHVTVDYRQLLAEIHESENESAVQQRSTAQFTGPIGAHNIRTIACDAELIPVVLGDTGEILDVGRRKRFFSRSQRAALVARDQGCAFPSCSIPSSWCEAHHIRWWQHGGETSTSNGVLLCSHHHHLIHQGKWSIENRTGRPEFRPPPWIDPRRTLIRNSYHQIPAAA
- a CDS encoding class I SAM-dependent RNA methyltransferase, with the protein product MTELILDVGPVAHGGHFVARQQGRVIFVRHALPGERVRVSLTEAEEDASFWRADVIEVLEESAQYPGARLPHFWAAADSLQAHADGRLPIGGAEFGHISRPVQRELKSAVLAEQLQRLAGIDLAPLVEEVSGEDPAGLGWRTRTGFTVTDEGALGMHAHRSHQVLPVQEMPLAVRGIRGLDLWGLDFTGVERVEIAAPTSGDGPLLLLSGAKQAAARVAKQLPEGVFTLHWEPKTSRVSALRGRGWLEETVADKRFRVSGDGFWQIHRNAPKVLSEAVGDYLGDDLLPGAAAADLYAGAGLFTALLADAVGSTGWVLSVEGSPVTSKDAKLNFAGRAEVQILPGRVERVLATAARESSRKLDVVVLDPPRAGAGKAVVGRITASGAKAVAYVSCDPASFARDLGYFFRAGWELTQLRAFDLYPHTHHLETVALLRPKP
- a CDS encoding APC family permease; amino-acid sequence: MLTFFNALKRVVVGRPFRNDRLAHTLLPKRIALPIFASDALSSVAYAPDEILLTLALAGAAAVTISPLVGLAVMVVLITVVASYRQNVHAYPSGGGDYEIANTNLGKFAGLTVASALLVDYVLTVAVSMSSAANYLATAIPGMHGTQAWIAVIGVVLLALVNLRGIKEAGSVFAVPTYIFMVCILGMTVVGIVQAVTGHLGQAPSAHFEIIPVPEYEQGIVGLAGTFLLLRAFSSGAAALTGVEAISNGVPNFRKPKSKNAATTLLFLGAVAAAMLAGILYLANATGVHIVQDPAKEFLINGQPPPADYVQNPAISQISSTIFGSGSVIFFIIVAATGVILVFASNTAFNGFPVLASILAQDGYLPRQLRTRGDRLAYSNGVIALAVGAIVLIIAFNADVTKLIQLYIVGVFISFTASQLGMMIHWGRAFKLVKERAEKLRIIKSRTINTLGFCMTLSVLVIVLITKFEQGAWIALLAMVFLFLIMWSIQAHYRNVARELAVDEDSAPRALPTRVHAVLLVSHVRKPVLRALAFARASRPSQLDAITVDNDPEETQETIDEWNKLQIPVPLTVLASPYRETVTPIMEYVKNIRSESPRDLVVVYIPEYVVGKWWEQLVHNQTALRIKTRLHFEPGVMVASVPWQLKSSESARRYQELD
- a CDS encoding IS3 family transposase, which translates into the protein MSTTESEQVRALKRENRELRESLEIVKAASVFFAGELDPREALIRGFIDEQRFLGWAVEVICKVLRGQGLTVTARTYRSWKVSTASVRDMAEASVMDALLGTVGTPEGMYGRRKMTAWLRRKGFEVSYRQVNRLMSLLSLKGRVRGKGVRTTVPDRNHDRAPDLLDRCFTAAGPNQRWVADFTYVRTWAGFVYVAFIIDCFSKYIVGWNISTIKDTALVSTALRMGLWQRTRTRHPVAEGLIHHSAAGSQYTSLHFGETLTLEGIAASIGSVGDAYDNALAESTIGLFKTEAVREDSPFRNGPLKTIDEVGWASLAWIDWYNNDRLHTSIGDIPPTEHEVVYYAKETIPAQPVQGLA